ACTCGCTCGAAGAATACTTGATCGCAAACAACAAGCTAGGAAATTTGCTACTGTTAGAAAAAGAAATCAATAGTGCATGCCAGAATAAAAATCCTAGTGAAAAAGCGACCAACCAAAATCTTTATTCAAAATCAGATTTTACTGCAGTTCAGGAAACTATGGCTCAAATTTTAAATGCAAACAATTCCTTCACTATCAATGATTTATCAACGAGAACTGAATCTATAAAAAACTTTTGCTTAGATCATTGGAAACTATAATCATAAATTAAGATATTAATGAATAAGGTAAAATTAACTTGTCTGAATTAATTTCAAAGTTAATGTAATATCATTTCTTTTATATGAAAAAAATAAAATTAATGTTAACTTTCACGCTTATTGTCTTTATTGGATTACATTGCAGTAAATGGTCCGATTATCAGGGGAATATGACTTGGAAAGAAGCCGATGATGTATGTAAAATGAATGGAATGCGACTTCCAAGGATAGATGAATTAAAGGAAGAATACAGCGCAGGTAAATCGATTCATTGGGAAAACAAAGGTTCAACTTATTACTGGTCTTCCACGCCAGATGGATTGAAATATTATGTGATGGCACCTTATTTTGTAGAAGTTCTGAGTTTCGGACCTCAATCATCTGCAGGTGTAAAATGTCATAAATAAATATTTCAAAAACTTATGGATTAATCCCTTATGTAAGTAGAAGCAACTAGTTACTTTTGAAATAGCCTTAGCAAAAAAATCTCTTCGGAAAGACTTCTTCCGAAAATACCCATTACGTTCGTTATGATATGAGTCATTCAACATTAAGGAAGGTGTTATATGATTCAAATGGAAAAAATCGAAGAATTTGTATCGAAAGTCGCTCGCGTTTTAGGAATGTTTTTTATGCTCTTATTGGTTTTGGTATTAGGTTGGAATGTACTCGCCTATACATACCAATTAGTGAAACCAGTTTTCAATCAGAAGTATCCAAAAACAGAATTCAAAATCCAAGACTTCAAACGAAGTACCCCTGCCTCTGCTGATGCAAGCGAGTCTGAATCAAAGAAGGAAGTGACTTATTCTGAGAAACTTGCGATTGCCGTTTTGGAGGATGTCAAAAAGGACTTTGAATCGACGCTAGCAAATGTAGTGAGACTAAAAGGAATAGGACTTGTTCGAGGCCAAATCAGTGACGAACTCAAAAGTTTGCCATATGCAGAATTAAATGAAAGTGTCGAAGCTGTGATCCAAGATACAACTCTAAGTATTGGCAGATCTTTTTTGATAAATCCAAAGAAAGAATCGCATATGATTTAGAATACCAATTCTCAGAAGATTCATTTAGAGAAGATGCATCGGAACAAATGACGGAGTATCTAAAAGAATCTATGAAAAAAGGATATTCTCCGAATGCGATCTACAACTACCAAAACGAAGAAATTGATTTCTTAACAGATATCAAACAAAGTAAAGTCTACCGAAAATTCTGGGAAGACTATACCAGTGGTAAATCTCAATTGGATGCAAAAAATGCCAAAGAAGAGTTTTTCACAAACACAAGACTGATTGTGTTAGGATCCATCCTGTTACTTTTGCCATTCTTAGGAGTTTTGTTTTCCATTATGCGAATCGAAAAACACCTCGCAAAACGTTAGTTCCGTTTACTTTCTTTTCCCTTTTTGGCTCCCCTTTGTTGGGGAGTCCTTTTTGGTTGTTTGTTTTAGTTTTGTTTCCGAATAAAACTGACTAAGATTATTTAACTTAGATCGAAAGGTCGCGACTGCTTCTTTTGGTCCAATTAGCTTCGCATATCTTTCATAGTTAAATAAAATATCAAAGATTAAGTATTCGTTATGAGTTTTAATTTCAACTGTAGCTGAATTAGTCTTTGCGTCTTCTTCGATCACAGAACAAGGTATATTGATGCTATGTAGAAAGTAATCTAAATTGTTTTTTGCCATCCAAATGGTATATGTTACTTCTTTTTTTTGGAACTTGGCAAATGGATTGTTGTTTAAGTAATCAATCAGATCGAAATTTGGGAGTTCGGTTTCATTACTCAGAGAAGAAATGAGTGCGGAATAAAAATCTAGTTTTGGATTTTGAATTCGGCTCAACATAAATGATTTTGTGTTTTTATCTTTTGTGTCGTATGCGATGAGACCTAAATTTCCTTCCACAAGAGTGATAGCCCGTGGATACACTCGTCTTTGCTCTAGTCGAATGTTCATCAGTTTTTTATATTGAAACTCAATAGGCAAATTGAATTTGATCGCATAACGAACAACGATGAGAAACGTAGGTAAGGCAATTTTGTCTTTCCAGTTCTTCAAAACAATTTGCAAGGCTTCATCACTTGTAAAATGGGCAAAGGATTTTAAGATAGTTAATGAGATTGAAAAGATTTTTGAAAGATCGCTCTCTTGTAAGTTACATTCTTTCGATTGAAAGTTAATAGTGACATTAAACTTATCTTTTATTTCTTTCTGATAATTTGAAAGCCGTTTACGAACAATTTCTTGTAGAGATGTTTTTTTGTCTGGATCATCATCTTCTTTGTCTTCTAATAATCCCTTTTTCCAAGCTTCCGGATCCGTGTCAATTTGGTGGATCTCATCGAATCGTGTGTATAAATCTCCGACATTCATGATTTCATCATGTTGATTTTTAGTTTTTTCTTTGAGATACCATTCTCTTCCTAAAAGAAGGACCTCGAGTCCTTTTTGGATTTGTTCTTCTTTGGTAAGATTTTTTGCCATTTCGCGTCGATTGGAACATTTGGAAGATTTGCTGCAAATCAATTCTGATTAAAATTTAAGTTACCAGCAAATTTTTGCTAGGTTTGATTTTGACCAGCTAACCAAAAATTGTCAGCAAGATGATAACTTTTAAATCCTTAAGTAATTTATCAAGATTCATGAAAATAAGTTGACAAACGCCTATTGGTGATATATTGGGGCAGACGTTTTCAGAAAAATCAATGATCAAGGTGTTAACTTATGAAAGATGTGGTTGGTTTCAAGAAGCGAATAGATCATAAATTGATTCTTAAAAGGTAGGTATATAATATGGAGAATAAGAATAATGAGGATGATATGGAAATGGATTGGGAAGAAGCTTGGAGACTTGATAATGAAATGAAAGCTACTGAATATTACAAAAGAATTCAAGAAGCTCGTAAGCAGAGAGTTCCCAAAGAACAAACTGAAGACAGTCCTAATCCGGGAGAAAATTAACTTCAGTTTGAATTAGGAAAAAATCCAATTGAGGGTAGTGACATGGGCTTTTTTGCACGAGGTTCTACTCGGTCGTTTTTTCTATATGCGGTGACTTATTGATTTTGGCAAATTCAGACTTTCGATTTCTCAGTGGATTATAGTGTTCTAAATGGCTGAAAAGAGGACTCAAATTTTGCCTTAGAATCGATTTCTAGCCTATTCGAATCTTAAAAATGGGGTTCTATAGCCGAGCATCCTTTCCAGAGCTTAGATTTCAGTTTTCTTGCCTCTAACTATATTTGGAAACGGAAACAAAATGTCCGATTTTTCACCTTTGCACCATGTAAAGTTTCCTTATGTTGCGAACTTACTATCAGAAAGAAATGGTGCCGGTAGAGTGTGTGGGGTATTCGTTAAGTCCGAAAAAACCTAAGTTACTTTTGGACTTGATACAGGAGTTAGGTTACGAAGATCATTTTCAGATTTTTGCCAATTGGAAACCTTTTGAGATCGAAGATTTTTTAATCGGGCATACAGAAACATATGTAAAAGCTTTTTTTAAAGGAGAAGGTCCACTTGCGTCATCAAACGGATTTGAATGGAATCTATCACTAGCAAGTTCTGTCTGTTTTACGAATGCTTCTCTGTATCAAGCCATCCGTGATAGTTTCCTTTTTGATGAAGTCACATTTAGTCCCACATCTGGGTTTCATCATGCAATGCCGAATCGTGGAAGTGCGTTTTGTACATTCTCAGGCCAGGTGATCGCTTCGGTTAAATTGTATCGAGAACTTGGGATCAGAGGTGCTTACATTGATTTGGATGGTCATTTTGGAAATTCCATTGAAGATACAAATTCATTTTTACCAGAAGTTAAACAAGCAATTCCCTTTAATATTAATCCCAAAGGAAATCATGCGGCTTACATCAAAGACACGAAACAAAAGATGGAACTAGTTTTGGAAGAGGTAGCAAAAAACAAAATTCATTACGTTGTGTTTTGTTCTGGGGCCGACTCGCTGGTGGATGATGATTTAGGTGGGAGTGTGACCATTGAAGAGTGGCTTCACTTAAAAGAATGGATGTATAATGAAATTTCTCGTTTCGATAAAGGCTCCAAAAAATTTCCATCTACGATCAGTTTGTTTGGTGGGTATAGGAAAGATCATTTCCGTTCTGTGTTAGATGCTCATCTTATGGACTTACTTCTCTGTTTGAAAATCCGGTATGGGACGGAATTGCCGTATCAGTCGGAGTATCGAAAAAAGGGTGGAAGGTAGCTTTCCATCGCGAAGCTGAGTCTTCGGTTATAGTTCGAAGAGTCCTTTGATGAAAGAATTTTGATCAATCGGTTCGGGTGCGCTTGCGATGATGTCTTGTAGGCTTGCCTTTTCTCCTTTTTTGAGTCGATCTAAATGTTCAAAGAGAAGTTGCATATGGAGTGAGTCCTCTTCATCCGGATATTCTTCCTCAATATCCTCTGGGAAGAAGTCTGGATCCTCCATCATCTCTTCCATCTGTCGTCTCATCGCTTCTAATTCTTCTTTTGTTGCCAGTCCATCATTCTCTTCTTTCATGTTCTGCTTACCAAGCATGATATTTAGCGCTTTTTGTTTTATTGGGCAAGTTATATTTTATGACAATTCAATTTTGTTAGGTGGTTTTTTGTTCAATTTGCTGAATGTAAAAAGTAAAAAGTTTAATAATTTTATTAAGTTCAAAATTGTCACATGGAATAAAAAATTTGTTATCTTTTGATTTTGATTCTATTTTTGAATTCTTTAAGTATTCTTCGATTTGAGATTTAATATAATCAGATTCTTGTAATCTTTTATATAAAATTTTTATTTCGAGTTTAGACCCCTTTTTGCTTATCGAGAATATTTTTAATGGCTTATTGATTCCAACAGAATCATTTAAGAAAATTGAGATTGGATGACTCGTTGAATGTCTTTGTGTTATTTTATTTGAAAATTCTTTTTTTAAGTATGAGCTCAAACTCTCAATTAAAGTCCAATTTTCCGTTGTAAATAAATGCCTTTTCTTCCCTGAGAAATTTACAAAATTGTATTCAATTTCTCGAGTAAATTTTCCTTCCGTTTTTTCCTCAAATTTAGATTTAAAATCACATTCAATAAAATTTATGAAAGATTTTAATAAATACAAACATTCACTATGGATAGGTTCTATTTCTCCATTTTGTGAATCGAAAATTATTTCTTTTAGAATTGCAATAATGGGATCTTCACTATATTCAATGATCCCATTGTTATTGTTCCACAATATATGTGCTTTTGGGCAGTTTGGTAGAACTTTTTCGAAATTTTCAAAAGCATTTTTTGATTTTGGTCCATCTGGAGAGATAAAAATAAATGAAATTAAATCTAGGATATTATCATTTAATTTAGTAGATTCTATTTCTTTACTCAGAGTTTGAATTGCATAGTTATATTGATTGATTAATTGATTTTGATCAGAGATAGAGTTTTCTCGAATTTTATTTTCGATCAGAAAAATTTTTCGTAAAGTGCGTGAACTTTTGCTTTTTACGAGTTCTTTAGCATATGATTCTTTAGAGTAGTTCTCTTTTTCAAATATCAGAATTACTATATCTACAATTTGCTTTGTTTTACTATCTAAACTATGAAAAGCTTGTTCCAGAAATACTTCTATTTCAAAATTTGAATTGGCTGATAAATCGGTAATTTCATCATTCTCTTTAACTAGGTATTTTTGTGAATCTGGGGTATCAGCAAGTGAATAAAATATTCTAAGAATTCTCCTTAGGAATTCGTCTCTTAAGCCATGAT
The DNA window shown above is from Leptospira paudalimensis and carries:
- a CDS encoding arginase family protein — its product is MLRTYYQKEMVPVECVGYSLSPKKPKLLLDLIQELGYEDHFQIFANWKPFEIEDFLIGHTETYVKAFFKGEGPLASSNGFEWNLSLASSVCFTNASLYQAIRDSFLFDEVTFSPTSGFHHAMPNRGSAFCTFSGQVIASVKLYRELGIRGAYIDLDGHFGNSIEDTNSFLPEVKQAIPFNINPKGNHAAYIKDTKQKMELVLEEVAKNKIHYVVFCSGADSLVDDDLGGSVTIEEWLHLKEWMYNEISRFDKGSKKFPSTISLFGGYRKDHFRSVLDAHLMDLLLCLKIRYGTELPYQSEYRKKGGR
- a CDS encoding WYL domain-containing protein, whose protein sequence is MAKNLTKEEQIQKGLEVLLLGREWYLKEKTKNQHDEIMNVGDLYTRFDEIHQIDTDPEAWKKGLLEDKEDDDPDKKTSLQEIVRKRLSNYQKEIKDKFNVTINFQSKECNLQESDLSKIFSISLTILKSFAHFTSDEALQIVLKNWKDKIALPTFLIVVRYAIKFNLPIEFQYKKLMNIRLEQRRVYPRAITLVEGNLGLIAYDTKDKNTKSFMLSRIQNPKLDFYSALISSLSNETELPNFDLIDYLNNNPFAKFQKKEVTYTIWMAKNNLDYFLHSINIPCSVIEEDAKTNSATVEIKTHNEYLIFDILFNYERYAKLIGPKEAVATFRSKLNNLSQFYSETKLKQTTKKDSPTKGSQKGKRK